A single Inediibacterium massiliense DNA region contains:
- a CDS encoding helix-hairpin-helix domain-containing protein, producing MEKFKKKEIILLGVLVVGICFIGMYKHINESQEMIIEESIKKNSEDTTEDDKEEVWMMVDVCGEVNMEGVVKIKKGDRIIDAVTLAGGLKETADRRKINMAQKLSDGEQVYIPKIGEYIKESDALENQNSNDKKLDINTASITDLESLNGIGTALAQRIIEYRDKNGNFKKIEDIMNVSGIGKKKFENIQDQICTH from the coding sequence ATGGAAAAGTTTAAAAAAAAGGAGATTATTCTTTTAGGAGTTTTGGTAGTAGGAATATGTTTTATAGGAATGTATAAACATATAAATGAATCACAAGAGATGATTATTGAGGAAAGTATAAAAAAAAATTCAGAGGATACAACAGAGGATGACAAGGAAGAAGTCTGGATGATGGTAGATGTTTGTGGAGAAGTGAATATGGAAGGAGTAGTAAAGATTAAAAAAGGAGATCGAATCATAGATGCAGTTACACTTGCAGGTGGATTAAAAGAAACAGCAGATCGAAGAAAAATAAATATGGCTCAAAAATTATCTGATGGCGAACAAGTTTATATCCCTAAAATTGGTGAATATATAAAGGAAAGTGATGCTTTAGAAAATCAAAATTCAAATGATAAAAAACTAGATATCAATACAGCATCTATAACAGATCTTGAGTCTTTGAATGGAATAGGTACGGCTCTAGCGCAAAGAATAATAGAGTATAGAGATAAAAATGGCAATTTTAAAAAAATAGAGGATATTATGAATGTATCTGGAATAGGAAAGAAAAAATTTGAAAACATTCAAGATCAAATATGTACTCATTGA
- the selD gene encoding selenide, water dikinase SelD, with product MTIHKRLTQMSRSSGUAAKIGPETLAQVLCHLPKVEDKNLLIGLETSDDAAVYKISEDLAIIQSLDFFTPIVDDPYMFGQIAAANSLSDIYAMGGTPLLAMNIVCFPTCVSMDVLTQILKGGADKVKQAGALLVGGHSVDDNEPKYGLSVTGIVSPNKVMGNHTSKPGDLLILTKPLGTGILNTAIKAEMLSKELMDYTMKVMASLNNWAAEGMKKVGANSCTDITGFGFLGHAYEMAKASGVTLYIDSDKVPLLKGTIENAQMGLVPAGAYKNAAYIHDSVFFEKNVPTYMQDILFDPQTSGGLLISLPKENAKKLEEFYTENLPTEFAIVGEVKTKEDKYIKIR from the coding sequence ATGACGATTCATAAGCGTTTAACGCAAATGAGTAGATCATCAGGATGAGCGGCAAAAATTGGTCCTGAGACCTTGGCACAAGTTTTGTGTCACTTACCAAAAGTAGAAGACAAGAATCTTTTAATAGGGTTAGAGACTTCAGATGATGCAGCAGTATATAAGATTAGTGAAGATTTAGCTATTATACAGAGTTTGGATTTTTTTACTCCAATAGTAGATGATCCTTATATGTTTGGACAAATTGCAGCAGCAAATTCTTTAAGTGATATATATGCAATGGGGGGTACGCCTTTACTTGCTATGAATATAGTTTGTTTTCCAACTTGTGTATCTATGGATGTTTTGACACAGATACTAAAAGGAGGAGCAGATAAGGTGAAACAAGCAGGAGCATTATTAGTAGGAGGACATAGTGTCGATGACAATGAACCTAAATATGGTCTTTCTGTAACTGGAATTGTATCTCCTAATAAAGTAATGGGAAATCATACATCAAAACCAGGAGATTTATTGATTCTTACCAAACCTTTAGGAACTGGAATTTTAAATACAGCTATAAAAGCAGAAATGCTTTCAAAAGAATTAATGGATTATACTATGAAAGTCATGGCTAGCCTAAATAATTGGGCGGCAGAAGGAATGAAAAAAGTAGGAGCAAATTCGTGTACAGATATAACAGGTTTTGGATTTTTAGGACATGCCTATGAAATGGCAAAAGCTAGTGGTGTTACTTTATATATTGATAGTGATAAAGTCCCTCTTTTAAAGGGGACTATAGAAAATGCACAGATGGGATTAGTTCCTGCAGGAGCATATAAAAATGCAGCTTATATCCATGATTCTGTATTTTTTGAAAAAAATGTACCAACGTATATGCAAGATATTTTGTTTGATCCTCAAACTTCAGGAGGATTATTGATATCATTACCAAAAGAGAATGCAAAAAAATTAGAAGAATTTTATACAGAAAATTTACCTACTGAATTTGCTATTGTAGGAGAAGTAAAGACTAAGGAAGATAAATATATAAAAATAAGATAA
- a CDS encoding alanine/glycine:cation symporter family protein gives MESIAHLISAIANFAWGPIMIVLLVGTGFILTVGTRIIQFRKLGTAFKLLFSKDECDDGDISAFQALMTSLAATIGTGNIAGVATAISVGGPGSIFWMWVTAAVGGATKYGEAVLAIKYRITNEKGEKSGGPMYYASMGMEDQYGGNWKWLGWIFAFFGVVASFGIGNMVQANSVASSLNTSLGLPYFVSGIIIAVCTALVIIGGIKSIGSVTEKMVPTMSIIYVIGALIILFTKASMIPTAFSLIFSNAFTGSAVGGGLVGTVIRMGVARGVFSNEAGLGSAPIAHAASTTNDPIRQGIIGSLGSFLDTILVCTMTALVILVSGLVNIGKDGLMVVQDNLTGASLTTTAFSQSLPGFGAFIVSFGLIFFAFSTILGWYYYGSKCLEYIAGIKAVEVYKWFWVLLCFIGCIAKLNLVWDLSDAFNGLMAIPNLVALIGLSPMIFRMTKEYEKKQKQLS, from the coding sequence ATGGAATCAATCGCTCATCTTATTAGTGCAATTGCTAACTTTGCCTGGGGACCTATCATGATTGTACTATTAGTAGGTACTGGTTTTATTCTTACTGTAGGAACAAGAATTATTCAATTTAGAAAATTAGGAACTGCCTTTAAGCTTCTTTTTTCAAAAGATGAATGTGACGATGGAGATATTTCAGCTTTTCAAGCACTCATGACTTCTTTGGCTGCAACTATAGGAACTGGTAATATTGCTGGAGTTGCAACAGCCATATCTGTAGGAGGTCCTGGTTCTATTTTTTGGATGTGGGTCACTGCAGCTGTAGGTGGTGCTACAAAATATGGCGAAGCTGTACTTGCCATTAAATATAGAATTACAAATGAAAAAGGTGAAAAATCTGGAGGTCCTATGTATTATGCAAGCATGGGTATGGAAGATCAATATGGTGGGAATTGGAAATGGCTTGGATGGATATTTGCTTTCTTTGGAGTGGTAGCTTCTTTTGGTATTGGAAATATGGTTCAAGCCAATTCAGTTGCATCTTCTCTAAATACTTCATTAGGATTACCTTATTTTGTATCTGGAATCATTATTGCAGTATGTACTGCATTAGTAATTATAGGAGGAATCAAAAGTATAGGAAGTGTTACAGAAAAGATGGTTCCTACTATGTCTATTATTTATGTAATTGGTGCTTTAATCATATTATTTACAAAAGCTTCTATGATTCCTACAGCTTTTTCTTTAATTTTTTCAAATGCTTTTACTGGAAGTGCTGTAGGTGGAGGATTAGTAGGGACAGTCATTCGTATGGGAGTTGCAAGAGGTGTATTCTCAAATGAAGCAGGACTTGGAAGTGCTCCTATTGCTCATGCAGCATCTACTACAAACGATCCTATTCGGCAAGGTATTATAGGGTCTTTAGGATCTTTTTTAGATACAATATTAGTCTGTACTATGACTGCTTTGGTGATCTTAGTATCTGGACTTGTTAATATTGGAAAAGATGGCCTTATGGTTGTTCAAGATAATCTTACAGGAGCATCTCTAACCACTACTGCTTTTAGTCAGTCTCTTCCTGGTTTTGGAGCTTTTATCGTATCTTTTGGATTAATATTTTTCGCTTTTTCTACAATATTAGGATGGTATTATTATGGATCTAAATGTTTAGAATATATTGCTGGTATTAAAGCTGTAGAAGTTTATAAATGGTTTTGGGTTTTATTATGCTTTATAGGTTGTATTGCAAAATTAAATCTTGTATGGGATTTATCAGATGCATTTAATGGCTTAATGGCTATTCCAAACTTAGTTGCACTCATTGGACTTAGTCCTATGATCTTTCGTATGACAAAAGAATATGAAAAAAAACAAAAACAACTCAGTTGA
- the selA gene encoding L-seryl-tRNA(Sec) selenium transferase, whose amino-acid sequence MSTKKEMLASIPKVDQLLSKIKIQNLLQKESRNIIVESIREVLDEIRIEILKCEDHLKSFHIDDEILQDRIIQKVKEKNKMNLKKVVNATGVVLHTNLGRALLSSSIKEEVWEIASSYSNLEYDVKLGKRGSRYDHIENLLVKLTKAESAIVVNNNAAAVFLVLNTLAKNKEVIVSRGQLVEIGGSFRIPDVMEQSGANLVEVGTTNKTHLFDYEKNITEDTAALLKVHTSNYKILGFTQDVDLKELVHLGKKYHIPVIEDIGSGTLIDFSKYGLFKEPTVCESIISGADIVTFSGDKLLGGPQAGMIIGKKEYIDKMKKNPYTRAFRVDKLTLAALEATLKIYLDEEKAIKEIPTLHMLTMDIKEIHKKAEILYNLLNENIKDCQIEKTDGFSQVGGGSMPLETLPTILIRIKCSEISSNEFEYLLRSYEIPIITRIHEDYILLDVRTIHEDEFLTILKGVEAVLSKRRGA is encoded by the coding sequence ATGTCTACGAAAAAAGAAATGCTTGCATCGATTCCTAAAGTAGATCAATTGTTAAGCAAAATAAAAATTCAGAATCTGTTGCAAAAAGAATCAAGAAATATTATTGTTGAAAGTATTAGAGAGGTTTTAGATGAGATTCGAATAGAGATATTAAAGTGTGAGGATCATCTCAAAAGTTTTCATATAGATGATGAAATATTGCAAGACAGAATTATTCAAAAAGTAAAAGAAAAAAATAAAATGAATCTAAAAAAAGTAGTGAATGCAACAGGAGTTGTACTGCATACTAATTTAGGTAGAGCACTGCTAAGTTCATCTATCAAAGAAGAGGTATGGGAGATTGCTTCAAGTTATTCTAATTTAGAATATGATGTAAAGCTTGGGAAAAGAGGGTCAAGATATGATCATATTGAAAATTTGCTTGTAAAATTAACAAAAGCAGAATCAGCTATTGTAGTCAATAATAATGCAGCAGCTGTATTTCTTGTATTAAATACTTTAGCAAAGAACAAGGAAGTAATTGTGTCTCGTGGACAACTTGTAGAAATAGGAGGATCTTTTCGAATTCCAGATGTAATGGAACAAAGTGGAGCAAATTTAGTTGAAGTAGGAACTACGAATAAAACTCATTTGTTTGATTACGAAAAAAATATTACAGAGGATACAGCAGCTTTATTAAAAGTACATACAAGTAATTATAAAATTTTAGGTTTTACACAAGATGTAGATTTAAAAGAACTTGTGCATTTAGGTAAAAAATATCATATTCCTGTTATTGAAGATATAGGTAGTGGAACCTTGATAGATTTTTCTAAATATGGACTTTTCAAGGAACCTACTGTTTGTGAAAGTATTATAAGTGGTGCAGATATTGTAACCTTTAGTGGAGATAAATTATTAGGCGGACCACAAGCAGGAATGATCATAGGAAAAAAAGAATATATAGATAAAATGAAAAAAAATCCATATACAAGAGCTTTCAGAGTGGATAAATTGACATTAGCAGCCTTAGAAGCTACGCTAAAAATTTATCTAGATGAAGAAAAAGCTATAAAAGAAATTCCAACTCTTCATATGTTAACTATGGATATAAAAGAAATTCATAAAAAGGCAGAAATTTTATATAATCTTTTAAATGAAAATATAAAGGATTGCCAAATAGAAAAGACAGATGGATTTTCACAAGTAGGAGGAGGATCTATGCCTCTTGAGACGCTTCCAACGATTTTAATTAGAATAAAGTGCAGTGAAATTTCTTCTAATGAATTTGAATACCTTCTTAGAAGTTACGAAATACCTATTATTACAAGAATTCATGAAGATTATATTCTTTTGGATGTTCGTACCATTCATGAAGATGAATTTTTGACTATTTTAAAGGGAGTAGAAGCTGTATTGTCAAAGAGAAGAGGTGCATAA
- a CDS encoding D-alanyl-D-alanine carboxypeptidase family protein encodes MKKRTLLFIFLLICSNLSIGFCQPIEPTITAPSAILLDGDTGDILYEKDSHTPMYPASTTKIMTAILTLENTNLNDKVIIDKDSPYTGGSRIYIIEGEEFTVEQLLHALLIDSANDAAVALAIHISDSVEDFTKLMNKRAQELGAKNTHFTNPNGLPDPDHLTTSYDLAMIAKHAMTIPKFREIVKTVKYDIPPTNKQEETRHLYNSNRLLWGTGRRNQILYQGKYVNIKYDIVEGIKTGYTDIARQCLVTSAKKNNHRLISVVLKAEGKNIYIDSRTLIDYGFDNFKLKKIIDSGEKIQSISIENGTKKSIDVLTKSPLYKVIPKNEKLGSIEQTISLNKNIKAPVEKGQSIGKITYTTDGEILGNITLIASDSVSVEKISSFSWIKIILYFLFFLFIIFLILRTIITINRIQKRKKRLTRRL; translated from the coding sequence ATGAAAAAACGAACTCTACTTTTTATTTTCTTATTGATATGCTCAAACTTATCCATTGGATTTTGCCAACCAATAGAACCTACTATTACAGCCCCAAGTGCTATATTACTAGATGGAGATACAGGCGATATATTATATGAAAAAGATTCTCATACTCCTATGTATCCTGCTAGTACCACAAAAATAATGACTGCTATTTTAACTTTAGAAAATACAAATTTAAATGATAAAGTCATTATTGACAAAGATTCTCCTTATACTGGCGGAAGTAGAATTTATATTATAGAAGGTGAAGAATTTACTGTTGAACAACTTCTTCATGCACTGCTCATTGATTCTGCCAATGATGCGGCTGTTGCATTAGCCATACATATTTCTGATAGTGTAGAAGATTTTACAAAGCTTATGAACAAAAGGGCACAAGAATTGGGCGCAAAAAATACACATTTTACAAATCCTAATGGGCTTCCAGATCCTGATCATCTGACAACTTCTTATGACTTAGCTATGATTGCTAAACATGCTATGACCATCCCTAAATTTAGAGAAATTGTAAAAACTGTAAAGTATGATATTCCTCCTACTAATAAACAAGAAGAAACTCGTCATCTTTATAATTCTAATAGACTTCTTTGGGGAACAGGAAGACGCAATCAAATACTTTATCAAGGAAAGTATGTAAATATCAAATATGATATAGTAGAAGGAATTAAAACAGGATATACTGATATAGCTAGACAATGTTTAGTCACTTCAGCTAAAAAAAATAATCACCGCTTAATTAGCGTAGTTTTAAAAGCGGAAGGAAAAAATATATATATCGATTCAAGAACTCTTATTGACTATGGATTTGATAACTTTAAACTTAAGAAAATCATAGATTCTGGAGAAAAAATTCAATCCATATCTATTGAAAATGGAACAAAAAAAAGCATCGATGTATTGACAAAATCTCCATTATACAAAGTCATTCCCAAAAATGAAAAATTAGGTTCTATTGAACAAACCATTAGTCTAAATAAGAACATTAAAGCACCTGTTGAGAAGGGTCAATCCATTGGAAAGATCACTTATACAACAGATGGTGAAATTTTAGGGAATATTACCCTCATTGCATCAGATTCTGTTTCTGTGGAAAAAATAAGTTCTTTTTCTTGGATAAAAATCATATTATATTTTTTATTTTTCCTATTTATTATTTTTTTAATTCTTAGAACTATCATAACTATCAATCGTATACAAAAAAGAAAGAAAAGATTAACAAGGAGGTTATAA
- a CDS encoding alanine/glycine:cation symporter family protein produces the protein MIILLVGTGIFLTIGTRAIQFRKLGYAFKMLFSREDKEDGDISSFQALMTSLAATIGTGNIAGVATAISIGGPGSIFWMWITAAIGGATKFSEAFLAIKYRITNEKGEKSGGPMYYANIGMHHKYGGDWHWLGWLFAVFGFFASFGTGNLVQANSVASSLQTSIGLSPYICGIILSIAAGIVIIGGIQSIAKITDKIVPAMGIIYILGSLIILINQHHMIPKAFFMIFSNAFTGKAVSGGFIGSVLRMGVARGIFSNEAGLGSAPIIHAASKNNNPIKEGLISSLGCFFATLVICTMTALVILVSGLISIDNNGLMTISNNLSGAALTTIAFNTSLPQIGAFTISFGLIFFAFSTILGWYYYGAKCLEYIAGVKAIEIYKWFWIFACFVGCIIKLELVWNLSDALNGLMAIPNLIALTALGPMVFTMTKEYEQKNKIDPIAFSIKYNK, from the coding sequence ATGATTATTCTCCTAGTTGGAACAGGTATTTTCCTTACTATAGGAACACGAGCCATTCAGTTTAGAAAGCTAGGATATGCTTTTAAAATGCTGTTTTCAAGAGAAGATAAGGAGGATGGGGATATCTCTTCTTTTCAAGCACTTATGACATCTTTAGCTGCTACTATTGGTACAGGCAATATTGCAGGTGTTGCTACTGCTATCTCTATAGGGGGTCCAGGTTCTATTTTTTGGATGTGGATCACAGCAGCTATCGGGGGAGCTACAAAATTTAGCGAAGCCTTTCTTGCAATCAAATACAGAATCACCAATGAAAAAGGTGAAAAATCTGGAGGTCCTATGTATTATGCAAATATAGGAATGCATCACAAATATGGAGGGGACTGGCATTGGCTTGGATGGTTATTTGCTGTATTTGGATTTTTTGCTTCTTTTGGTACTGGTAATTTGGTTCAAGCAAACTCCGTTGCATCTTCTTTACAGACTTCTATAGGCTTATCTCCTTACATATGCGGAATTATTTTATCCATTGCTGCCGGAATCGTTATTATAGGTGGAATTCAAAGTATTGCAAAAATCACAGATAAAATTGTTCCTGCTATGGGCATCATATACATTCTTGGCTCATTGATCATATTAATCAATCAACATCATATGATTCCAAAGGCTTTTTTTATGATTTTTTCTAATGCTTTTACAGGGAAAGCTGTCAGTGGAGGATTTATCGGATCTGTCTTACGTATGGGGGTAGCAAGAGGAATATTCTCAAATGAAGCAGGCCTTGGAAGCGCTCCTATTATACATGCTGCATCTAAAAATAATAATCCTATCAAAGAAGGTCTTATTAGTTCATTGGGATGTTTTTTCGCTACGTTAGTCATATGTACTATGACAGCTTTAGTTATTTTAGTCTCTGGTCTGATTTCTATAGACAATAATGGTCTTATGACAATATCTAATAATCTTTCTGGTGCTGCTTTAACTACCATTGCTTTTAATACATCTCTTCCGCAGATAGGTGCTTTTACCATTTCTTTTGGATTAATTTTTTTTGCTTTCTCCACTATATTAGGTTGGTATTATTATGGTGCTAAATGTCTTGAATATATAGCTGGTGTCAAAGCTATTGAAATTTACAAATGGTTTTGGATTTTTGCCTGTTTTGTAGGCTGTATCATAAAATTAGAATTAGTATGGAATTTATCTGATGCTTTAAATGGTCTTATGGCCATTCCTAACTTAATTGCACTCACCGCTTTAGGTCCTATGGTTTTTACAATGACTAAAGAATATGAACAAAAAAATAAGATAGATCCTATTGCTTTTTCTATAAAATATAACAAATAA